In Phenylobacterium hankyongense, the sequence CCGACCCTCCTGCCGGACGTGGGCCGACGCGCCGCGCGCCGCGGTCTGGTCGATCGTCGCCGATTGGGCGGCGCCGATCTGCTCGATGTAGGCGGACGAGCCGCCCGCCTGGGCTGCGCCCGCGGCGCAAAGCACCACGGCTGCGGCTATCGCGATCTGAACGGGCCTGGGCATGTCGCCTCCGGTTTGAACCTTGTTGACGAGGAGAAGCCGGAGACGCGCAGAACGCGTCTCCGGTCCGCTGCTACTGGCTGATCACCGCGGTGTTGGAGAAACCGCTCTGGGTCAGGTCGGCGATGTTGTTGTTGGTGAGCTGATTGATCGTCCCGATGTTGTCGCAGCCCGTTTGGTTGATGGTGGCGGTGTTGCCGTAGACGTCGGCGCCGTTCAGGCCCTGGTTGATGAAGGCCGAATTGCTGCCGCTCGCCTGGTAGATGTAGGCGTTGTTGTTGTGGCCGTAGGTGCTGATCGTGCCCTGCGAGCCCGCCGCGCCGGGTTGCTGCCACACCCGGGCGAAGTTGGCGTAGCCGCTTTGCAGGACATGGGCGGTTTCATTGTCGCCCAGCTGGGAGACTTCCGCCGTGTTGTCGCCGATCTGAGTGACGTCGGCGCGATCACCGTCGCCGAGTTGCTGGATCGTCGCGTAGTTGAAGTAGGCATTGGCGTCGGAGCTGCAGCAGTCGTCGGTGCTGCCCGGCGCCCGCCGAACGGAGCTGTTCTGCGAGATGCTGGCCGTGTCGTGGTTGCCGGCCTGAACGACGCCGCCAAAGTTGTAGTTGCCGTACTGGTAGATGCCCGGATCCCCGTTGAGGCCGGAAACGCCGGTCGCCGATGCGCTGGTGTCCACCCGCCCGACCACGTCGTGGTAGCCGCTCTGGGTGACCGTCGCGTAGCTGCCCTTGGCCCGGGCATTCGCGGGACCGTCCTGATAGACGGTCGCCTGGTTGTGGCCGCCCGCGGTCTGGTCGATGACCGAGGCGCCGGAGCCGTTCTGGAAGGTGAAGGCCGCCGGGCCGCCCGATGCGCCCTGGAGGATGGTGCTCGTCGCGCCCGTGCCGCCCGCCCCGTCGCTCTGGTAGATCTTCGCGAAATCGTTGTGGGTGGTCTGGGTGATGTTGGCCGTGCCGTTGGTGGCGCCGACCTGATCGACGTAGGCCACGTCGGAGCTCGAAGACTGGTTGACCGTGGAGACGCTCCCGGAGGCCAATGCCGAACCGGCGGCCAGGAGCGCCACCGCGGATGCGGAGGCGAAAACTGACAGTTTCATGATATTTTGTCCGTTGCTTGGCGTGGGCCTGGCCCTGCGATGAGCATCGGGTCCACGTCGGGTGACAGTGGGTACGCGTACTGAACGGCATCCCGCCTAGCGGAGGGACGCCGAGACGGACGCGGACGTCCGCCACTGGGAGCCGGCGGTCGAGGCGCCAACCTCGACCGCCGGCCTTCTAGCCGGGCGCGCGCGGGACCGGTGGGACCCCGTTTGCGGACGACGAGAAGCTGGTTGGCGAACCGGGCAGGGGCGACTTCGGCCCCGGCTCGGCCTTGGACATTTTGCGGGCGGCCTTGTTCCCGGCGGCCTTGCCTTTGCCGTCGGTGGCGGCCTGGACCTCTTTGGCGCTGTAGACGCCGTCCCGCTCCTGGCGATAGCGCCAGAGGTAGGGCCAGCCCGCCTGCTGGTCGGCGAAGCTCCAGAGCTTCTGGTCCACGCCCTCGAGCACCAGGGCGTAGACGGCCTTGTCGATCGCCTGCTGGAGGGCGAGTTGATTGGGCTCGTTGGTGGTGAACCCGGCCTCGGCCTCCAGGAGCTTCTTGAAGTCGACGTAGCGGAAGGCGTTCGCGCCGATCTGGAACGAAGCGATCGTCTTGGACGCCGTGACGGTCGACAGCACCTCGCCGGTCTTCACCGACACGGCGCGCAGGTACACGGTGACGGTGTCCTGCCGGTACTGGGTGTTGGCGCTGATCCCCAGGAAGCCTGCGCCGGCGCCGCCCGTGAGCGTGTTGGTGTCGTAGCCGATCACGCCGCCCTCGAGCAGCACGCCCGCGAACAGCAGGGCCGGCAGCGCCCGGGGATTGGCCCCTGTCTCGCCGAGGTAGCGCTCGCGCATCTCGGTGATGATCTGGCGTTCCTGCAGGAGGTTCTTCAACTGCTCCCGCTCGATGACCGTGAACCAGCCGCGCCCGCCGGCGTCCTGCAGCGACTTCACCAGCATGGATCCGGCGCCCTGGGTCACGGCGCGGGAAAAGGTCTGGTTGGTGTCGGTGGGCTTGAACTGGCCGGTCTGGTCGGTGAACCCGTAGACGGCGACCGCCACCGGCGCGGCGGGCGGCGGCAGGGCGGCCAGTTCCCGCTGCACGCCGGTCTTTTGCGGCAGCTGGGGAAGCTTGGACGTCTGCAGCCCGCCGGTCGAGACGCACGAGCACAGGCCCAGCGCCGAGGCCGCGATGAGAATGGTTTTGAGCGCCATCACCCAGCTCCCTGCAAGGTGGGAACGGTGACGGTGGTGACCTCACCGGTTCCCGCGTCGGTGATCGTCAGCAGCACGTTCTGCAGCGTGCGCGTGAACTCGATCGTCTGGGTCCCGAAGGTGACGACGCCGTGCTGCTGCGGATTGGCGCCGAAGATCGCATCCGAGACCTGCTGCGCCAGGCGCGACAGCAGGATCGACTGGAGCTGCTGGGCGAAGATCTGACCCTGGGTCGGAGGCGGCGCAGTCGTCGTCGCCGTCGTCGGATCCTTGTAGTTGTTCTGGGCTCCGGCCACGCCGAGAAGGTGAGCCGAGTTGAACGGGTTTCCGCCGAAGGTCGGATTGATCGGTGTGTAGACGAACTGTTGCGCCGCCGCTGACGACGCCAGACCGCCAAGAACACACGCTATGGGAATTGCTAGTCTCGTGCGCATTGAGTGGATCTCCAGTTGTCCTGGGTCATCGTCACATCAGGTGGCCGAAAGTTAGCGCAGTGGCTGATGCGGCCGAATAACCAAGGTTGGCTATTTTTTCAAAAAGCAATCAAACCGAAAGACGTATGCGAAGCGACGCGGCGCGAGTTACGATAGAATAGCGCGCATGCAGATGGGATATGGTTGCAACGGTGGAAGTGTATGTTCGCTTAGATGAAGACGTTACGCCGCGAGAACGTAGGGCAATACGCGGGCGAACAGTTGTTCCTTGGTCGTAACCTCGAGCTTTTCGTGCAGGTGCCTCACATGGGTGCGGACCGTGAGCGCGGACCGGTTGAGGCGCGTGGCGATTTCGTGAACGCTCAGGCCGCCCACCATCAGCAGCAGGGTCTGCTGCTCGGCGTGGGTGACGCCAAACGAGGTCTGCAGGTCCGCCAGTTCAATGCCGGCGGCGCGACGGCTCAGGTCGCGGATCGACAGGGCCAGGTGACCCTCGGTCGTCAGGCGCTGCGCATAGACCAATAGCGGCGGCAGGCCCAACGGGCGGCGGGCCGCGGTCCTCAGATGCGACTGGAGCGCGGCGCGGTGCGCCTCGGGCACGGCGAGCAGATCGCCCTCCAGCCGCCAGCCGGCGACCTTCCGCTCCAGCAGCGCGTCGGCCGCGTCATTGGAACGGACGACTTTCATGTCCGGCCCCACGATGAGCCGGGGCGTCGGATCGCTGCTCAGCCAAAGCTCTCCCCAGTCGATGTCTGGGGGACCGGACGGCAGGCCCGACGCTGTCGCAGGCGCCGGGGCTTCGGGCGCAACGGGCGCGGCTGAATACGAGATCATTTGTGTTAAGCTCCACCGGACTAGTCACGATGGCGCATGCAATCAGGCCTTTGAGATTTTCGTTCCCAACGGGCGTGCAATAAGCGCGGCCGTAAAGCGTCGGTGGGCGACGCGTAAAGGCGCGGTCACCATCTTGTGCGTCGGATGCCCCGCGCTCAGTTGAACCGCGGCTTCCTCAACAGCGCGGCTCGGTCGGCCGAGCGGATCTCCACGTCGAACGCGTCGGCATCGCGCTGGACGCGCAGCCGAATGGTCGCGCCGGCGGGACCTTGCGCCCACAGCCGGGTGTAGAAGTCCGCGAGGTCCGACACCGCGACGCCGCCCACGGCCAGGATGAGGTCGCCGGCCCGAAGCTCCGCACGGGCCGCGGGGCCTTTCGGACTCACGCCGACGACGACCACGTGGCGGCCGAAATCCTGCGCCAGCACTCCGAGCCACGGGCGGGGCGGATGGGCAGGCTTGCCGCGCGCCAGGTCGTCCAGGATCGGCGGCAGCAACTCCGTCGGCACGAACATGTTCAGCGGCGTCACCCCGCCCGGCGATTGCCGTTGCAGGCTCAGGGACCCGACGCCCATCAACTCGCCCGTCGCGCCGATCAGGGCCGCGCCGCTCCAGTGCGGATGAGCCGGCTCGGTCATGATCGCGTCGTTCAGGAGATACTCCCAATAGCCCGCGAAGGGCATGCGCGCGAGGACATGGCCGGCCGCGGCGTGCGTCCGCCCGCCGGCGCCGGCGATGACCACGGGACTTTCGGCCTTGAGGCTGCGGGAGGCGCCCAGCGGCAGCGCCGGGACGCCCAGCGGCTCGAGCGCCTGGACCAGGCCCAGGCCGGTCACCGAATCGGCGCCCAGGACATGCGCCGCGACGCGCCGGCCGTCGTTCAGGGTGAGCACCACCTCCTCGGCTTCGGTGATCAGGTACCCGATGGTCAGCACGAGGCCGTTCGGGCCGATGACGGCGCCGTTGCCGAGGCGCTCGGCGCCCAGGGTCGCCGCGGTGAACGCATCGGCGGGAATCCGCGCCTCGAGGGCGACGACCGCGGAGAGGGCGCGGTCCAGGTCGAACGAATAGCCCTTCGCGACAGGGCGCATCCGGGCCTCGACTTCATAGCCCTCGAATGGTGACGCCACGCCGGTCTCCTCCGCAGATCTATGAATCTGGGGCCGCCTGGAGATGGCGCAAGGGGTGGGCCGGGCGTTCGGCTCCGCCCGGGTCGGTACCAAGTTCGTGAAGAAGGAATGGTGGATGCGACAGGGATTGAACCTGTGACCCCCTCGGTGTGAATTCGCACAACGACGTTTTCGCCCGGCTTCACCGCGTAGCGCGCATCAGCCCATGCGGCCGCCGTTGCGAGGCATGGCGGCGACCGCCACCCGACGGCTGCCGCCCTGGCAGCTCGACGAGGTGTCACCGCCGCCGAGGCCTATTGTTCGCCGGCCGCGACGTCCATCGTCCAACCGAGGTGATGGCGCCAGTTGCATTGCCAGTGACGATCACGTTGACGCCTTCCGCGCGACCTCGGCCGCCGAAAGGCCATCCTCAAAGTCGAGACTGAGGGCGGCGAACACCTCGTTGGGTCCGAAGGGCATGGCCTTGGCCTGATTGAGCCAGACGACGCCGGCCGGCGCGGGCGATGCGGTTGAACCCGACGCAGGTTTCATGGCTGGCGGCCTCGCCCGTGCGCGCAGGCTCTGGCTCGCCGACGCCATCGCCGGGAGAACCGCCTTGGTTGGGCCGGCAAGGCTTGAACCGGCCGGCGATAGTGCTTCCCCGCGCCCTCCTGTCCGCTAAGAGTAGCGGCTTCTGCCCGCCATCCGGATGGGCGCGGCACGCGGGACATTCATGGCGCTGGTCAAGACGGACAAGATCACCAGCGGGGACGCGCCCGCAGCGCGAGTTCCTGCGCGCGCCCCGACGGCGCCCAAGCCGGTTGCGAGCCGCGGAAGCGCTGCGCCCCAGGAGAAGCTCTCGGAGCGGATCGCGGCCGCCACGGAGGAGCTCGCCGCGGGCCTCACGGAAGCCGCCGCCGCTGCCGAGGAGCTGCGACGCGCGATGGAGCAGATCGCCAGCGGCGCGGAGGAAGCCGCCGGCGGCGCCCAGGAGCAGCTCGCGGCGATCAGCGGCGTGCTGGCAAGCCTGGCTGCGGCGCGAGATCAGGCCGAGGTCTCCCGCACGCGCACGGAGAGTCTCCAGCTTGTGCTGGCGGAGACCGCCGGTCAGCTCACGGCGTCGGTGCGCGGGATCGAACGGAACGCCCAGCGGCAGGAAGCCTCGGTCGCGCAGATCGGGGAGCTGGAGCGGCGCGCCGAGGAAATCGGCGAGATCACCCGGACCGTGGCGCGTATCGCCGACCAGACGAACCTTCTCGCGCTCAATGCCGCTATCGAGGCGGCGCGCGCCGGGGACAACGGTCGAGGGTTCGCGGTGGTCGCCGAGGAGGTGCGGGCGCTGGCCGAGACCTCGGAGAAGAGCGCCAGCCAGGTCCAGGCGCTGGCGGAAACCATCCAGGGCGACGTGCGTGGCGTCGCTGAGCGCATCAAGGCGTCGGCTGCAACCGCGGCGGAGCAGGTGCAGGCCGGCGACACGGTCGTGACGGCGCTCGGCGCGATGCGCGAAGACATGGGGCGCCTGGCCGGAGCCAGCCAGGACACCCTGACCTCCGCCCTCGAGGCGGCGCGGGCCGCGGCGGAGGCGCAGCGGGGCGCCGAACAGGTCGCCAGCGCGGCCGAGGAACAGGCGGCCGGCGCCAACGAAGCGCAGGCGGCGATCCAGCAGCAGGCGGCATCCCTGGATCAGGGCCAGGCCGCCGCGCAGTCGCTCTCCGTCCTGGCCGAGGACCTTCGGTCTGGCCGTTCGGACGCGGCGGCGGCCGAGCAGATCGCCTCGGCCGCGGAGGAGCTGTCGGCGGCGATCCAGGAATTGTCCGGCGCGTCGACGCAGATCATGGCGGCCGTTGAGGAGATTGGCGCAAGCGCCACAGAGCAGGCCACCGCGACCCAGCAGGCGGCCGCGGCCCTCGTCCAAATCGAAAAGAGCGCCCAACTGGCCCAGGCCAACGCTTCTACGGCCAGCGCGCGCGTGGCGGCCGCGGACGCCGGTCTGCAGCAGAGCCGGCAGGCGATCGAAGGCCTGGTAAGCGGCGTGGAGGCGGCCCTCGCCGAAACCCGAGGAAGCCTCGCCACCATCACCCGGTTGGAGACCGTCGGCCGCAAGATCCAGGGAATTGTCGACGAGATCACCTTGGTGGCGGTGCAGACCAGCATGCTCGCCGTCAGCGGCTCGGTGGAGGCCGCAAGGGCGGGTTCGGCCGGACGCGGCTTCGCGGTCGTTTCCAGCGACGTGCGCACCCTGGCGCGGGAAGCGTCGGAAAGCGTCGGCCGCATCAAGGAGACCGTCACCGGCATCCTCGACCAGATCGGCGCCCTGCGCCGTGACCTCGAACAGATGATTGGCGCGGCGGAGCTCGAGATGGAGGCCAACCTGGCGATCGGCGTAGCGCTGGCCCGCCTCGAAGAGGACCTGACTCTCCTGAAGGCCGCCAACGGTTCGATCTCACAAGGCGCTGACGGCATTCTCAACGCCGCGACCCAGACGGCTGCCGGCGCCCGCCAGGTCGCCGCCGCGGCGGAACAGGCTGGGGCCGCGTCCCGCCAGGCCGCCACCGCCGCGACGCAGCAGTCCCAGGGTGCGGAGGACCTGGCTGCGGCGATCGAAGAGATCGCCTCCCTGGCGGAGGAACTGAAGGCGCAGCATGGCTGACCCGCGGGCGGCCGCCGCAGCGGAAGGGGACACACAGACGTTCCTGACCTTCCGCAGCGCCGGCGATCTCTACGCGCTGCGCGCGGACCAGGTGTCCGAGGTGATCCGCGTGCCTGCGGTGGCGCGGTTGCCGCACGGCCCGCGCAGCCTGTTGGGGCTCGCCAACCTGCGCGGCCAAGTGCTCCCGGTCGCCAGCCTCAACACCCTGCTTGGTCGGCCGGAGACCGTCGCGGCTGCGCTCCCGCGGGCCATCGTGCTCGACGGGGCCGCTCCGGTCGCCGTGGCCGTGGACGAGATCCGCGGCCTCGTGGCGGTCGATCCCAGCAAGATAGCAACGGACCAGGCCGCATCGGCGGCTGAGGCGGGGGAGGTTCTGACTGGAGCCTTCGACACACGCGGCGAAGGCGTGGCCAAGATCCTGGACCTACGGAGCCTGTTGGCGGCCGGTTTCGTCCCCAGGGCGCGGCCGGAGCGGGCCGTGTCATTGGTCGCCGATGGCCGCCGCGCGGCGGATGGCGCTGCGGATGACCGGCAGAAGCTCGTCACCTTCGAAGTGGCCGGCCAGGAGTACGCCCTGGCCCTGGGCAGCATCCGGGAAATCATCAACGCTCCCGCCAGCGTCGTCGCGATGCCGCGGAGTGAGGCGCTGGTGATGGGCGTCGTGCCTTACCGGGACTCCCTCCTTCCGGTCCTCTCGCTCCGCGGACTGCTCGGCCTGACCCAGCGCCCGGCCGCGACGTCGGACAAGGTGGTCGTGACGATCGTGGGCGGCGCCCTGGTGGGGCTGGTCGTCGACGATATCCGTGCGTTGATCTCGGCGGACTCGAGCCTTGTCGAGCCGACCCCTCCGCTGCTGGCGGCGCGCACTGGCGGGGAATCAAAGGTCAAGGCGATCTACCGCGGCGATTCCGGCCGGCGGCTGGTGTCGATCCTCGATGCAGGTCAGCTGTTCCGGGAGGACGTCATGGAACGACTTGGCAGAGGCGCACAGCCCGTGAAGACCGAGCAGGCCGGCGCCGTGGACGCCGCGACGATCCAGTTCCTGGTCTTCCGCCTGGGCGGCGACGAGTTCGGGCTCCCGATCGAGGTGATCGACGAGGTCGCCCGGGCGCCTGCGAAGGTGACGCGGGTCCCCAGGACCCCGAAGTTCCTCGAAGGCGTCATCAACCTTCGCGGCGAAGTGCTTCCGGTCATCGACCAGCGGCGACGCTTCGACATGCCGCCGGCGGCGGATCTGTCCGCCCGACGGCTGGTGGTCCTGCGCACGGATCGGCGTCGGGCGGGGGTGATCGTCGACGGCGTTTCGGAAGTGCTCAGCTGTGCGGCGACGTCGATCGAGGAGGCGCCCGACCTTGCCGGCGAGGCCACGCGGCTGGTTCACGGGGTTCTGAACCTCGAAGCCCAGAACCGCATGATCCTGCTGCTCGATCCGGTAGAGTTGCTCACCCGCGCTGAACGGGGCTTGCTTGACGCCTTCACGCCGGAGACCAGGCAGTCGGGCGCTTGATCCGGATCCTGTCAGTCGACGACTCGGCGCTGGTTCGCCGGCTGCTCGGCCAGGTGTTTGGAGCCGAGCCTGACTTCGAGGTGGCGTTCGCGCGGAACGGGCTGGAGGGAATAGAAAAGCTGCAGAGCTTCCAGCCGGACGTCGTGACCCTCGACATTCACATGCCGCAGATGGACGGCCTCGCCACGCTCGATCGGATCATGTTGGAGCGTCCCTGTCCCGTGATCATGGTGTCTTCGCTGACCGAAGAGGGGGCCGAGATCACGCTCGAGGCCCTGCGCCTGGGGGCCGTGGATTTCGTCGCCAAGCCGGGGGGGGCGGTCTCGTTGAAGCTCGACCGGTTCGGGCCGGAACTGGTGAGCAAGGTACGCGCCGCGGCCGGCGCTCGGATCCCGACCAGTCTCAGACTGGCCGACCGCGTGCGACACCGTCTGGGCGCACGGCTCGCGCCGACGCGCCGGTCCACCCCGTCCACCCCCAAGCTTGCGGCTGCGACCGGGCAGGGGCTGGTGGTCGTCGGGGTCTCCACAGGGGGTCCGCCGGCCCTCGAAGCGCTGTTGCGGCCGCTGACCGCCGACTTTCCGTGGCCGATCCTCATCGCCCAGCACATGCCCGCCACCTTCACCAGCTCGCTGGCGCGGCGGCTCGATGGCCTGTGCGCCCTGAAGGTTACGGAAATCAGCGAGCCGACAGCGCTGAAGGCCGGTACGGCCTACATTGGCCGTGGCGACGCCGACGTGGTGGTCGCGCGTCGGGGCGCCGTGCTCACTGCGGAGCCAGTGGCTTCCGATCAGGCGTACCCTTGGCACCCGAGCACGGACCGCCTGGTGCGCTCGGCCATGGAACACGTCGCGGCGCGGCAGCTCATCGGCGTGCTCATGACCGGCATGGGCGACGACGGAGCCCAGGCCATGGCCGCTCTCAGGGCGGCTGGCGGCCGCACAGTCGCCGAGTCGGAGGAGACGGCGATCGTCTGGGGCATGCCAGGCGAACTCGTGAAAGCAGGAGGTGCGGACTTCATCCTGCCGGTGCACAAGATCGCCGCTCGCCTCGAGAGCCTGACACCCTGACATGCCGCTGATCCGTAGGACCTCGCAATCACCCGAACCGGGCCAGGACGGCGCATCACCGTCGGACCTCTGCTCGGCGTCCGCGGAAGCGAGATGGGCCGCCGCCCGTCGTCTCGCCGCGCCGGAATGGGTTCCGGCGCTGGGCGAGGCGCTGGCCATCGAGCAAGACCCCCGGGCGCGCGAGGCGATCCTCACCAGCCTCGCCCGCGTGGCGAGCCCGGAGGCCGCCCGCCTGGTGGCCGGCTGCATCCGTTCCGACGACGCGACGATCCGCACGGGCGCGCTGGATGCGCTGCGAGCGATGCCGGAGGCCGCCGCAGCTGTGCTGCCCGCGCTGCTGGCGGACACCGACCCGGACGTTCGCCTTCTGGCTTGCGAGGTCGTGCGCGAGCAGCCTGCTGCAGAGGCCGCCCAACTGCTCACCGCGCTGCTCGCGCAGGAGGTGGAACCCAACGTCTGCGCCGCCGCCCTCGACGTCCTCGTGCAGGTCGGCGGACCGGAGATCCTGCCGGCGCTGGACGACTGCGCCCGCCGGTTCGCCGGTGAGCCGTTCCTGGCCTTCGCCATCAAAGTCGCCCGCGAACGCCTCGGCGAGAAGCCGGGCGGCTCGGTTGCCTGATCCCGCGCCCCTGAGCGAAGACGAGTTCGCTCGCCTGTCTGACTTCCTCTACCGGCGCACTGGCATGATCTTCGGGGAAGCCAAGCGCTACTATGTCCAGCGCCGGGTCAGCGAGCGCATCCAGGCCACCGGCGCCACCTCCTTTGCAAGCTATCTTGCCCGCTTGCGGAGCGACCTGAACGGCGAGATCGAGCAGTTCATCAACGCGTTCACGGTGAACGAGACCTATTTCTATCGGGAGGACCACCAGCTCCGCTGCCTGTCGTCCGACATGCTCGGCGAGCGCGTCGAAGGCCGCCCGCGCGGCGGCGCGATCCGCATCTGGTCGATCCCCTGCTCGACCGGGGAGGAGCCTTATTCGATCGCGCTTTGGCTGCTTGAGAACTGGCCCCAGGTCGACGCTTTCGACATCGAGATCGTCGGTTCGGACATCGACACCCGGGTGCTCCAGGCGGCCGAGGCGGGCGTGTTCGGGCGGCGCGCCCTGCAACGCCTCTCGCCGGAGCTGGTCTCCAGGTACTTCATCGCGTTGGGCGAGGACCGCTGGAGGATCATCGATGACCTGCGCGGTTCGGTGCGATTCACCCCCATCAACCTCGTGGATCCGGACGAGATGCGGCGGCACGGCCGCTTCGACGTCATCTTCTGCCGCAACGTCCTGATCTATTTCGATGACGCCTCGCGCCGCCTGGCGGCGGAAAATATCTTCGACAGCCTTGAGCCCGGCGGGTTCATCTGCCTGGGTCACACCGAGTCGATGAGCCGGATCTCGCCGCTGTTCGACGTGCGCCGCTTCGACGATGCAATCGTCTATCAAAGACCGAGGGAGGCCGCCCGTGCCTGACGCCCACAAGGTCCGCGTGCTGGTGATCGACGACGCCACCCTGGTGCGCCTGTACTACCGGGATGCCCTCGAACGAGCCGGCTACGAGGTCGACGAAGCCCTGAACGGCCTGGAGGCGCTCGAAAAGCTTTTGGTGGCTCCCGCTGATCTGCTGATCGTCGACGTGAACATGCCGCAGATGGACGGCCTCGCCTTCCTGAAGGTGCTCCGGCGGCAGGATCTGCCGGTGTCAGCGATCCCGGCCCTGATCAGCAGCACTGAAGCCGGTCCGCAGGACAAGGCCGCGGCGCGCGCGGCGGGGGCCAATTTCTACCTCGTAAAGCCACAGACTCCTGAAATCCTGGTCGAATACGTCGACTTGATGTGCGGGCGTCGTACGTGAACGAGTTCATCGAGCAGTTCCTGATTGAATGCCACGAGCTGGTCGAACAGGCGACCCACGACCTCCTGGCTTTGGAGGAGCGACCCGACGACCGCGAGCGCCTGGATGGGGCGTTCCGCGCTTTCCACACCCTCAAGGGCGCCGCCGGTATCGTCGAATTCGAGGCGATGGAGACCGCCTTGCACGCTGCAGAGGAAGTCCTCTCCAGCGCCCGCAGCGGCAAGGTCGCCGCGACGCCTGTTTTGATCAGCGACTGCCTCACATGCCTCGACCAGGTCGTCCAGTGGCTCGACGCCATGGAGATCACCGGCGAGCCCCCGGCGGACGCTGGACCGGTCGCAGAGGCCATCGCGAAGCGTTTCGGGCAGACCGATCCGACGCTTCGGGATCAGGAGCTCCCGGCGGAAGCCGAGATCGGGGCTCACGGGGACGACCTGCGTCCCGCTGCGTTCCAGATCCTGCGGGAGCAGATCGCCCTGCTCGAGGGCGCTGAGGTCGATGCACCCGCCGGGCGGACCGTGTCGGCCTTACGCGTCGCCGCGAACGTCCTGCGCAGCATCGGGCGTGGGGACGAGGCCGGCCAGCTCGACCATCTCGCTCTGCGTGAGGGAGTTCCAGATCCGGGCCTCGCCGTGGCGGCGATCCGCCCCCTGCTGGAGGGGCGGCTTGCGATCGCCGGGACCGAGGCCGCCGGCGGCCCGCGCGAACCCACGGAGCCCGCGGGCCGCGGCGTGCGGGTCGACGTCGAGCGGATCGACGCTTTGGTGTATCTCGCCGGCGAGCTGGGCGTCGCCAAGAATGCTCTCGCCCACGCCGCAAGCCAGGCGCGCGACGGCGCGGATGTGGCGGGATTGCTCAAGGACCAGTACGCCGTCCTCGACCGCCTCGTGGCGGAGTTGCAGCTGGCGGTCCTGCAGATACGCGTCCTTCCTCTGCGCCAGGTATTCCAGCGCTTCCCGCGACTTGTCAGGGAGATGGTTCTGTCCCTCGGCAAGCCGGCCCACCTCGTTACCGAAGGCGAGGGAACGGAGGCCGACAAGGCGATCGTC encodes:
- a CDS encoding CsgG/HfaB family protein yields the protein MALKTILIAASALGLCSCVSTGGLQTSKLPQLPQKTGVQRELAALPPPAAPVAVAVYGFTDQTGQFKPTDTNQTFSRAVTQGAGSMLVKSLQDAGGRGWFTVIEREQLKNLLQERQIITEMRERYLGETGANPRALPALLFAGVLLEGGVIGYDTNTLTGGAGAGFLGISANTQYRQDTVTVYLRAVSVKTGEVLSTVTASKTIASFQIGANAFRYVDFKKLLEAEAGFTTNEPNQLALQQAIDKAVYALVLEGVDQKLWSFADQQAGWPYLWRYRQERDGVYSAKEVQAATDGKGKAAGNKAARKMSKAEPGPKSPLPGSPTSFSSSANGVPPVPRAPG
- a CDS encoding curli assembly protein CsgF, with translation MRTRLAIPIACVLGGLASSAAAQQFVYTPINPTFGGNPFNSAHLLGVAGAQNNYKDPTTATTTAPPPTQGQIFAQQLQSILLSRLAQQVSDAIFGANPQQHGVVTFGTQTIEFTRTLQNVLLTITDAGTGEVTTVTVPTLQGAG
- a CDS encoding helix-turn-helix transcriptional regulator — encoded protein: MISYSAAPVAPEAPAPATASGLPSGPPDIDWGELWLSSDPTPRLIVGPDMKVVRSNDAADALLERKVAGWRLEGDLLAVPEAHRAALQSHLRTAARRPLGLPPLLVYAQRLTTEGHLALSIRDLSRRAAGIELADLQTSFGVTHAEQQTLLLMVGGLSVHEIATRLNRSALTVRTHVRHLHEKLEVTTKEQLFARVLPYVLAA
- a CDS encoding S1C family serine protease — translated: MASPFEGYEVEARMRPVAKGYSFDLDRALSAVVALEARIPADAFTAATLGAERLGNGAVIGPNGLVLTIGYLITEAEEVVLTLNDGRRVAAHVLGADSVTGLGLVQALEPLGVPALPLGASRSLKAESPVVIAGAGGRTHAAAGHVLARMPFAGYWEYLLNDAIMTEPAHPHWSGAALIGATGELMGVGSLSLQRQSPGGVTPLNMFVPTELLPPILDDLARGKPAHPPRPWLGVLAQDFGRHVVVVGVSPKGPAARAELRAGDLILAVGGVAVSDLADFYTRLWAQGPAGATIRLRVQRDADAFDVEIRSADRAALLRKPRFN
- a CDS encoding methyl-accepting chemotaxis protein, yielding MALVKTDKITSGDAPAARVPARAPTAPKPVASRGSAAPQEKLSERIAAATEELAAGLTEAAAAAEELRRAMEQIASGAEEAAGGAQEQLAAISGVLASLAAARDQAEVSRTRTESLQLVLAETAGQLTASVRGIERNAQRQEASVAQIGELERRAEEIGEITRTVARIADQTNLLALNAAIEAARAGDNGRGFAVVAEEVRALAETSEKSASQVQALAETIQGDVRGVAERIKASAATAAEQVQAGDTVVTALGAMREDMGRLAGASQDTLTSALEAARAAAEAQRGAEQVASAAEEQAAGANEAQAAIQQQAASLDQGQAAAQSLSVLAEDLRSGRSDAAAAEQIASAAEELSAAIQELSGASTQIMAAVEEIGASATEQATATQQAAAALVQIEKSAQLAQANASTASARVAAADAGLQQSRQAIEGLVSGVEAALAETRGSLATITRLETVGRKIQGIVDEITLVAVQTSMLAVSGSVEAARAGSAGRGFAVVSSDVRTLAREASESVGRIKETVTGILDQIGALRRDLEQMIGAAELEMEANLAIGVALARLEEDLTLLKAANGSISQGADGILNAATQTAAGARQVAAAAEQAGAASRQAATAATQQSQGAEDLAAAIEEIASLAEELKAQHG
- a CDS encoding chemotaxis protein CheW; the protein is MADPRAAAAAEGDTQTFLTFRSAGDLYALRADQVSEVIRVPAVARLPHGPRSLLGLANLRGQVLPVASLNTLLGRPETVAAALPRAIVLDGAAPVAVAVDEIRGLVAVDPSKIATDQAASAAEAGEVLTGAFDTRGEGVAKILDLRSLLAAGFVPRARPERAVSLVADGRRAADGAADDRQKLVTFEVAGQEYALALGSIREIINAPASVVAMPRSEALVMGVVPYRDSLLPVLSLRGLLGLTQRPAATSDKVVVTIVGGALVGLVVDDIRALISADSSLVEPTPPLLAARTGGESKVKAIYRGDSGRRLVSILDAGQLFREDVMERLGRGAQPVKTEQAGAVDAATIQFLVFRLGGDEFGLPIEVIDEVARAPAKVTRVPRTPKFLEGVINLRGEVLPVIDQRRRFDMPPAADLSARRLVVLRTDRRRAGVIVDGVSEVLSCAATSIEEAPDLAGEATRLVHGVLNLEAQNRMILLLDPVELLTRAERGLLDAFTPETRQSGA
- the cheB gene encoding chemotaxis-specific protein-glutamate methyltransferase CheB, which produces MIRILSVDDSALVRRLLGQVFGAEPDFEVAFARNGLEGIEKLQSFQPDVVTLDIHMPQMDGLATLDRIMLERPCPVIMVSSLTEEGAEITLEALRLGAVDFVAKPGGAVSLKLDRFGPELVSKVRAAAGARIPTSLRLADRVRHRLGARLAPTRRSTPSTPKLAAATGQGLVVVGVSTGGPPALEALLRPLTADFPWPILIAQHMPATFTSSLARRLDGLCALKVTEISEPTALKAGTAYIGRGDADVVVARRGAVLTAEPVASDQAYPWHPSTDRLVRSAMEHVAARQLIGVLMTGMGDDGAQAMAALRAAGGRTVAESEETAIVWGMPGELVKAGGADFILPVHKIAARLESLTP